One window of Mucilaginibacter inviolabilis genomic DNA carries:
- a CDS encoding SusC/RagA family TonB-linked outer membrane protein, protein MLQILPSLKVLRLLLLIVFVNGLLCISSLASGNVRAQGLDKRISISLDRVTLKQALDKIANKASVSIMYSVSKELTTTSVSIHVKDKPLSDVLIQLLTPYSYSYQVIDEKIVIKRDLPKPQPRPAESKRLLMIWVKGKVTDANGQVLEGATIRVKGEPKLAVTDKSGEFSIDDVTPNTILQVSFIGYKTKEIIVGNDSNYLTIALNTEDSKLDVVTVVSTGYQTLPKERVTGSFAQPLKEMYDNRVATDVISKLDGITSGLLFNRNTTNTQNGHLDLSIRGRSTIFANDQPLIVIDNFPYSGDINNINPADVESITVLKDAAAASIWGVKAGNGVIVITTKKGKLNQPLNLAFNSNVTIFQKPNLQYNPQYMSSADYIGVEKFLFQNGKYDADLSNTTSYPFISPVVEILAQQRGGAISPGIASSQISDLGKNDLLNDMSKYLYQHAVNQQYSVNIKGGDEKTSYYFSAGYDNNLPTQKDNKFNRLTVNCNIAFNPIKNLQLAVGLNYIQSNTKTDNTISNVLQGNIYQYAQLADAAGNPLTITKNLNPAFVKVAPSMGYLDWSYAPLTDLGLSDNTTKYGDIRLSPSLKYTVIKGLSLDIKYQYEQYTSNFRDFESQETYTTRNFINQFASVDAKGIVNYNYVPLGGVLSQSLTTVTAYNARGQLNYSGSWNNSEVNAIVGIEQSQTKTDGNTSASVYGYDPKTGNSTAVDLVDYFPLNPGGLSYSPIPNGGGISGSLTRLRSYFGNAAYTYAKKYTFSASARIDGSNYFGVSTNLKSVPLWSVGGKWDVDKEQFYHSEWLPVLHLRATYGYNGNLNQNITGVTTFQYYPINSSLTHLPQAYIANVGDPQLRWEKAGIANFGLDFGLKDNWLSGSLEYFVKNGKDIIGNESVAPSVGLTTIQGNFANMKGNGFDIQVTSKNIDGNFKWFTTLLFSHARDKVTTYNAPSIASSLVTADGASGNIYPVVGYPVYGVWSYRWAGLDPVNGDPQGYINGTISKDYGRLIQPALKNDLVYNGPARPQYFGSINNRFVYKNLSLNFNISYKFDYFFRRSALSYTNLFNNWLGGNKEYTQRWQKPGDEKVTNVPSMVYPAISSRDVFYQYSDATVVKGDNIRLQDISLNYTFDKRTYRNLPFNVQVYLYANNISILWRANKLNLDPDYPTGYPTPRSISLGIKANL, encoded by the coding sequence ATGCTTCAAATTTTACCATCATTAAAAGTTCTCAGGCTCCTTTTGCTGATCGTCTTTGTAAACGGCCTCTTATGTATTTCGTCACTTGCATCAGGCAATGTAAGAGCGCAGGGGCTCGATAAAAGGATTAGTATAAGCCTTGATAGGGTCACGCTAAAGCAAGCTTTGGATAAAATTGCCAACAAAGCCTCTGTGAGCATCATGTACAGTGTATCTAAAGAATTAACGACAACATCTGTGAGCATCCATGTTAAAGACAAACCGCTCAGTGACGTTTTGATCCAGTTGCTTACCCCGTATTCATACTCCTACCAGGTCATAGATGAAAAGATAGTGATAAAGCGCGATTTGCCAAAGCCTCAACCGCGACCTGCTGAAAGTAAACGGCTATTAATGATCTGGGTAAAAGGAAAGGTTACAGATGCCAACGGACAAGTCTTGGAAGGGGCCACGATCAGGGTAAAAGGTGAACCCAAGCTTGCCGTGACTGATAAAAGCGGAGAGTTTTCAATTGATGATGTTACACCTAACACTATTTTACAGGTTTCTTTTATAGGATATAAAACAAAGGAAATTATTGTTGGCAATGACTCGAACTACCTGACAATTGCTTTGAACACTGAAGATTCTAAATTAGATGTGGTCACCGTTGTTTCTACAGGTTACCAGACATTGCCTAAAGAAAGGGTTACCGGATCATTTGCACAACCATTGAAAGAAATGTACGACAACCGGGTGGCTACTGATGTAATATCTAAACTGGACGGGATAACCAGTGGCTTGCTTTTTAACAGGAATACGACCAATACTCAAAACGGTCATCTGGACTTAAGTATCCGCGGACGCTCTACAATCTTCGCAAATGATCAACCACTCATTGTCATAGATAATTTCCCTTATAGTGGTGATATCAATAACATAAATCCCGCTGATGTAGAAAGCATCACCGTATTAAAGGATGCAGCTGCGGCATCAATATGGGGTGTTAAAGCGGGTAACGGGGTAATTGTAATTACAACGAAAAAAGGGAAGCTCAACCAACCACTTAACCTGGCCTTTAATTCAAATGTTACCATTTTTCAGAAACCAAACCTTCAGTACAACCCGCAATACATGAGTTCAGCCGATTACATCGGCGTGGAAAAATTCCTCTTCCAAAATGGTAAATATGACGCTGATCTCTCCAATACGACCAGCTATCCATTTATATCGCCAGTTGTCGAAATCTTAGCACAGCAAAGGGGAGGAGCCATTTCTCCAGGGATAGCATCATCACAGATCAGCGACTTGGGTAAGAATGATCTGTTAAATGATATGTCAAAATACCTGTATCAGCATGCCGTAAATCAGCAGTACTCCGTTAATATAAAGGGTGGTGATGAAAAAACAAGTTATTATTTTTCGGCGGGCTATGATAATAATCTTCCCACACAAAAAGACAACAAATTTAATAGGCTGACCGTAAATTGTAATATTGCGTTTAACCCCATAAAAAATTTACAATTAGCTGTAGGCTTAAACTATATTCAATCCAATACTAAAACCGATAATACGATTTCCAATGTACTCCAGGGTAATATCTATCAATATGCGCAATTGGCTGATGCCGCAGGGAATCCGTTAACGATTACTAAAAATTTGAATCCTGCATTTGTCAAAGTAGCTCCTTCAATGGGGTATCTGGATTGGTCGTATGCCCCGCTTACCGATCTCGGCCTTAGCGACAATACTACGAAATATGGAGATATCCGCTTATCCCCAAGTTTAAAATATACGGTGATCAAAGGACTTAGTCTGGATATAAAATACCAATATGAGCAGTATACCAGCAATTTTAGGGATTTCGAAAGTCAGGAAACCTATACCACAAGAAATTTTATCAATCAATTTGCAAGTGTAGATGCAAAAGGTATTGTTAATTATAATTATGTCCCGTTGGGTGGGGTGCTGTCCCAATCCTTAACGACCGTTACTGCCTACAACGCAAGAGGCCAGCTAAATTACTCCGGAAGCTGGAACAACAGCGAAGTAAATGCGATTGTGGGGATTGAACAAAGTCAAACCAAAACGGATGGCAATACAAGCGCCAGTGTATACGGATACGATCCCAAAACGGGTAACAGCACCGCGGTAGACCTTGTAGATTATTTTCCTTTAAATCCGGGAGGATTAAGTTATAGTCCAATACCAAATGGTGGTGGAATTTCAGGATCCCTTACCCGCTTACGTTCGTATTTTGGCAACGCTGCGTATACCTACGCCAAGAAATATACATTTTCGGCGAGCGCCAGAATTGACGGTTCTAATTATTTTGGTGTCTCAACAAACTTGAAATCCGTTCCATTATGGTCTGTAGGAGGGAAATGGGACGTGGATAAAGAGCAATTTTATCATTCGGAATGGCTTCCAGTCTTACATCTACGCGCTACCTATGGTTATAACGGTAATTTAAATCAGAATATAACCGGGGTTACCACCTTCCAATATTATCCGATAAACAGTTCGTTAACGCATTTGCCGCAAGCTTATATAGCGAATGTTGGCGATCCACAATTAAGATGGGAAAAAGCGGGAATAGCAAATTTTGGATTGGATTTTGGGCTTAAAGACAACTGGCTTTCCGGCAGTCTGGAATATTTTGTAAAGAACGGCAAAGATATTATTGGTAATGAATCCGTTGCGCCAAGTGTCGGTTTAACGACCATCCAAGGCAATTTTGCCAATATGAAGGGGAATGGTTTTGATATTCAGGTGACTTCAAAGAATATTGATGGAAATTTCAAATGGTTTACTACGCTATTGTTCAGCCATGCCCGGGATAAAGTGACAACTTATAATGCACCAAGCATTGCTTCCTCATTAGTTACGGCTGATGGTGCAAGCGGAAATATTTATCCCGTTGTTGGTTATCCTGTATATGGCGTCTGGAGCTACCGTTGGGCAGGTTTAGATCCTGTTAACGGTGATCCGCAAGGCTATATCAACGGTACAATAAGTAAAGATTATGGCAGGCTGATCCAACCGGCCTTAAAAAATGATTTGGTATATAATGGACCTGCCCGTCCGCAGTATTTTGGCAGTATCAACAATAGATTTGTATATAAAAACCTCTCTTTAAATTTTAATATCAGTTATAAATTCGACTACTTTTTCAGAAGAAGCGCACTCAGCTATACCAATCTGTTTAATAACTGGTTAGGAGGGAACAAGGAATATACACAGCGATGGCAAAAGCCGGGTGATGAAAAAGTTACCAATGTACCATCTATGGTGTATCCTGCAATTTCAAGCAGAGATGTTTTCTACCAATATTCAGATGCTACGGTTGTAAAAGGAGATAATATCAGGCTGCAAGATATTAGCCTGAATTATACCTTCGATAAGAGGACATATCGAAACCTTCCCTTTAATGTCCAGGTATACCTTTACGCCAATAATATCAGCATACTCTGGAGGGCAAACAAGCTAAACCTCGATCCTGATTATCCAACAGGGTATCCTACACCCAGATCTATTTCATTAGGTATAAAAGCCAATCTCTAA
- a CDS encoding alpha-ketoglutarate-dependent dioxygenase AlkB family protein, translating to MEQLSFFADAGQSKGLPKELLEYHAGFISAAESDWLLHQLASQIPWKQTTQKMWDKEYLTPRLTSWHGDIGTDYSVSGKISNPNPWTPELLMLKEKVEGTAGIRFNSVLLNYYRDGNDSVAWHSDRESVLGKNPVIASVSFGQVRSFDIRSKADHSEHYSVRLGHGSFLLMKAGLQEHWEHRIAKSPKPMKARVNLTFRVVL from the coding sequence ATGGAACAGTTAAGTTTTTTTGCAGATGCAGGACAGAGCAAAGGATTACCAAAAGAACTGCTGGAATATCATGCCGGCTTTATAAGCGCAGCGGAAAGTGACTGGCTATTGCATCAATTGGCCAGCCAAATACCCTGGAAGCAGACTACACAGAAGATGTGGGATAAAGAATATTTAACGCCACGTCTCACTTCCTGGCATGGTGACATAGGTACCGACTATTCCGTATCCGGAAAAATATCTAATCCCAATCCCTGGACCCCGGAATTACTGATGCTGAAGGAAAAAGTGGAAGGTACAGCAGGTATCAGATTTAATAGCGTCCTGCTTAATTATTATCGCGATGGGAACGATTCCGTTGCCTGGCATAGTGACCGGGAAAGTGTACTGGGTAAGAACCCGGTTATTGCATCCGTGAGCTTCGGGCAGGTACGCAGCTTTGATATCCGTAGCAAGGCAGACCATAGTGAACATTATTCTGTTCGGCTGGGACATGGTTCGTTCTTGCTGATGAAAGCCGGGTTGCAGGAGCATTGGGAGCATCGGATCGCTAAATCGCCCAAGCCTATGAAAGCCCGGGTTAATCTGACATTCCGGGTCGTTTTATAA
- a CDS encoding FecR family protein has protein sequence MENQSAVIELFVKYLQNRCSHDEVKQLLKYFETENDEETLRHLINAELNVENQGSITNSKEDAVLLKIKSALIAEIRQANDQQPGKIRTLTPRLLKIVAFWLLMSVLAIVLFNNYMYNLKKGILQVKLSTIRTSQAELKKVILFDGTKIWLSPSSTLEFPDQLIGNFREIKLEGEAFFEVAKDKSHPFIIHSDHMDTRVVGTSFDVQSYKGQSHYKVTVVTGIVKVSGVNFAKGRDEGVTLHPNQQSQLDKQSGTLKSIEYPDAQLMLRRKDGILNYDSASVNDIVSDLSRYYNLQIDLESKSKSCLFSGEFDTKRPIEIVLKQLAAAINAKVIFQNGSYVLKGGCEE, from the coding sequence TTGGAAAATCAATCGGCAGTCATTGAACTCTTTGTAAAATATCTTCAGAACAGGTGTTCACATGACGAGGTGAAACAGCTTTTAAAGTATTTTGAAACGGAAAATGACGAAGAAACCTTAAGACACTTAATTAATGCTGAACTGAATGTTGAAAACCAGGGCTCGATTACCAATTCAAAAGAAGACGCGGTTTTATTGAAAATAAAATCAGCGTTAATTGCTGAAATAAGGCAGGCTAACGATCAACAGCCTGGTAAAATCCGAACGTTGACACCAAGATTGTTAAAGATAGTAGCTTTCTGGCTATTGATGAGTGTCTTGGCAATAGTGTTGTTTAATAACTACATGTATAACCTTAAAAAAGGAATTTTACAGGTGAAATTATCCACTATCAGGACTTCACAGGCGGAGCTGAAAAAAGTTATCCTTTTCGATGGCACTAAGATATGGCTTAGCCCTTCCAGCACATTAGAATTTCCGGATCAGTTAATAGGTAATTTTCGTGAGATAAAGCTGGAAGGCGAAGCTTTTTTTGAAGTGGCTAAGGACAAAAGCCACCCCTTTATTATCCATAGTGATCACATGGATACCCGGGTGGTAGGTACTTCCTTTGATGTTCAATCCTATAAAGGACAATCGCATTACAAAGTTACTGTCGTGACTGGAATTGTAAAAGTTTCAGGTGTGAACTTTGCAAAGGGCAGGGATGAAGGCGTAACACTGCATCCTAATCAACAAAGCCAGTTAGATAAGCAAAGCGGCACTTTAAAAAGCATTGAATATCCAGATGCGCAATTAATGCTCAGGCGCAAGGACGGTATCTTGAATTATGACAGCGCATCCGTCAATGATATAGTGTCGGATCTTTCAAGATATTATAACCTTCAAATTGATCTGGAAAGCAAGTCTAAAAGTTGTTTATTTTCTGGGGAATTCGACACGAAAAGACCAATCGAAATTGTTTTGAAACAGTTAGCCGCCGCGATCAACGCAAAGGTTATTTTTCAAAATGGCAGCTACGTTTTGAAGGGGGGATGCGAGGAATGA
- a CDS encoding RagB/SusD family nutrient uptake outer membrane protein → MKSTNKSLKKIIEAIFLAIILIQFSCKKDFLDAKPNLALVVPSTITDYQALLDNNTASTLFNFNQPSLNEVGAGDFYLSYTSWQGLSTPQERNAYIWSPDLFAGQKSYDWTDGYQRILNEDIVLDGIAKVPYNSSSKTSWNNVKGTALFYRAYDFLGLVEEFAKAYDSATAKTDPGIPLRTNADITVKSVRATIQATYDQILSDLNLGKPLLPVSPLYPTRPCKAAVYGLLSRVYLSQRNYNEALLYADSSLQLSSKLLDFNQLATSNNSPIPRFSAEVIYHHQLGSYSAFNNSSPKLIVDSILYKSYNSNDLRKVVYFKTVSGIVTSKGSYSGDPSSLFGGITTSEMYLTRAECFARANNVAMAMQDLNTLLKSRWVTGTFVPYTAGNSTDALSQILAERRKELVFRGLRWEDLKRLNKDAATAVTLTRVFNGQTYSLPPNSNLYVFPIPPDEIALSGLQQNPR, encoded by the coding sequence ATGAAATCAACAAACAAATCTTTAAAAAAGATCATAGAAGCTATTTTTTTAGCGATTATTTTAATTCAATTTTCATGTAAAAAGGACTTTCTGGATGCAAAACCGAATTTAGCTTTGGTTGTGCCAAGCACAATTACGGATTACCAGGCTCTTTTAGATAACAATACAGCAAGTACGCTCTTTAACTTTAATCAGCCAAGTTTAAACGAAGTGGGTGCCGGTGACTTTTACCTGTCATACACCTCCTGGCAGGGATTGAGCACACCACAGGAAAGAAATGCTTATATATGGAGCCCTGATTTATTTGCCGGTCAGAAAAGTTATGACTGGACTGACGGTTATCAAAGAATATTAAACGAAGACATCGTTTTAGATGGAATTGCTAAAGTACCTTACAATTCATCAAGTAAGACAAGTTGGAATAATGTAAAAGGCACTGCCTTATTTTATCGGGCCTATGACTTTTTAGGCCTGGTTGAAGAGTTTGCAAAAGCGTATGATTCGGCTACAGCCAAGACGGACCCGGGAATCCCTTTGAGGACAAATGCGGATATCACTGTCAAATCTGTTAGGGCGACCATACAGGCGACTTACGATCAGATTTTAAGTGATTTGAACCTGGGAAAGCCATTACTGCCTGTTTCTCCTTTGTATCCCACTAGGCCCTGTAAAGCGGCGGTTTATGGCCTGTTAAGCAGGGTGTATTTATCCCAAAGAAATTACAACGAGGCGTTATTATACGCCGATTCATCCCTTCAGCTCAGTAGTAAATTATTGGATTTTAACCAGTTGGCAACCAGTAACAACAGCCCGATTCCCCGATTTAGCGCAGAGGTCATCTATCACCATCAACTGGGAAGCTATTCCGCCTTCAATAATAGCAGTCCAAAGCTGATTGTAGACTCCATATTATATAAATCATACAATTCCAATGACTTGAGGAAGGTTGTTTATTTTAAAACAGTATCCGGCATAGTTACTTCTAAAGGGTCCTATAGTGGCGATCCGTCGTCGCTTTTTGGAGGCATCACAACCAGCGAAATGTACTTAACAAGAGCTGAATGCTTTGCCAGAGCAAATAACGTTGCTATGGCCATGCAGGATCTCAACACCCTCTTAAAAAGCAGGTGGGTCACCGGGACTTTTGTTCCTTATACTGCCGGAAATAGTACCGACGCGTTGTCTCAGATATTGGCGGAGCGAAGAAAAGAGCTGGTCTTTAGAGGACTTAGATGGGAAGATCTAAAGCGATTGAATAAAGATGCCGCTACCGCGGTTACCCTTACCCGTGTTTTTAACGGACAAACCTATTCGTTGCCACCCAATAGCAACCTGTATGTCTTTCCTATACCACCCGATGAAATAGCCTTAAGTGGATTACAGCAAAATCCAAGATAA
- a CDS encoding helix-hairpin-helix domain-containing protein, producing the protein MKKTINYRLTMAEKQLLKAKKISQKLLQDYAPDEIAALLEASSERARELNALAEFQSIPSLGINFASELISQGYYTLEQLKGKSAVELFDAFEQYCGTWADPCVEDSYRLLVHYIENCDDSKRWHFTAERKAYREQHGFPVNRPQKPWYKSEQYPKMKNYQQD; encoded by the coding sequence ATGAAAAAAACGATTAACTATCGGTTGACCATGGCGGAAAAGCAATTGCTTAAGGCCAAAAAGATAAGTCAAAAATTGTTGCAGGATTATGCCCCCGACGAAATCGCCGCCTTGCTGGAGGCCTCGTCTGAGCGTGCCAGAGAGCTGAACGCGCTGGCGGAATTTCAAAGTATCCCCTCGCTGGGTATCAACTTCGCATCCGAACTGATCAGCCAGGGTTATTATACACTGGAGCAGCTTAAAGGGAAATCAGCTGTAGAGCTTTTTGATGCTTTTGAACAGTACTGCGGAACTTGGGCAGACCCTTGCGTAGAAGATTCGTACCGGCTGCTAGTGCATTATATTGAAAACTGTGATGATAGCAAACGCTGGCATTTTACTGCAGAACGTAAGGCCTACCGGGAACAACACGGTTTTCCTGTTAACCGGCCACAAAAGCCCTGGTATAAAAGTGAGCAGTACCCCAAAATGAAGAACTATCAACAAGATTAA
- a CDS encoding TlpA family protein disulfide reductase — translation MRNNLLAVLFLLLANFAYDSYAQTKPLAIGDKVPDIIIQNVLNYKTTSLKLSDFRGKLLILDFWATWCSPCVAMLPKTDSLQKKFAGQVEILPVTYEDKTTAGAFLAKLKSVKHINISSVISDKILNSLFVHGSIPYYVWIDKNGTVIATTESKEINEKNIQSAINGVTPGIKNTIGELRREVDFNRPVFVTGIPFKGEEDDSLIHVEPIRDNQILYQSVLSRYVPNAASKLYFDSTHFVTINVPILSFYRLYWGMKYNKSPQLFWGKSRCAIEIKDSVLYDKIASPLHGSPFDNWLKTNGYTYELIWKSARKWKDKYALLAEDLDRYFGKPLKLSVGLEKRMVSSDVLIQTEQNGSLTTTGGAPFEKHDAYSYIQHNMPLSHFIALLEGYFWQNSERAVFDETKMNGKVDLNLNCYMADIDAVNKELEKYKLKFISADRMTDVLVFKEDKTTNSTQVK, via the coding sequence ATGAGAAATAATCTATTAGCAGTACTATTTTTGTTATTGGCCAATTTTGCATATGATAGTTATGCGCAAACAAAACCGTTGGCTATAGGCGACAAGGTTCCTGACATCATTATCCAGAATGTATTAAACTACAAAACTACTTCGCTTAAATTGTCGGATTTCAGAGGCAAATTATTAATTCTTGATTTTTGGGCTACCTGGTGTAGCCCATGCGTCGCCATGTTGCCTAAGACTGATTCCCTACAGAAGAAATTCGCGGGACAGGTTGAAATATTACCTGTGACCTACGAGGATAAAACAACAGCCGGAGCATTTTTAGCAAAACTCAAATCCGTGAAACACATTAACATCTCTTCAGTGATCAGTGACAAGATTTTAAATAGTCTTTTTGTACACGGTTCTATCCCATATTATGTTTGGATTGACAAAAACGGTACTGTAATAGCTACTACTGAAAGTAAAGAAATCAATGAAAAGAATATTCAATCAGCAATTAACGGAGTAACTCCGGGAATAAAAAATACCATTGGAGAACTCAGAAGAGAAGTTGATTTCAACAGACCAGTTTTTGTTACCGGTATTCCTTTTAAAGGAGAAGAAGATGACAGCTTAATTCATGTGGAACCGATACGTGATAATCAAATTTTATATCAATCAGTTCTCAGTAGATATGTCCCAAATGCGGCATCTAAATTATACTTTGATTCCACTCATTTTGTAACAATTAATGTACCTATATTAAGTTTTTACAGACTTTATTGGGGAATGAAGTATAATAAATCACCGCAATTATTCTGGGGTAAAAGCAGGTGTGCCATTGAAATCAAAGATTCCGTCTTATATGATAAGATAGCCTCCCCATTACATGGATCTCCCTTTGATAACTGGTTGAAAACAAATGGATACACCTATGAATTAATCTGGAAATCGGCCAGGAAGTGGAAGGATAAATATGCTTTATTAGCGGAAGACCTGGACAGGTATTTCGGTAAACCGTTAAAACTATCTGTTGGCTTGGAAAAACGCATGGTGTCAAGCGATGTGCTTATCCAAACAGAACAAAATGGCAGTTTAACGACAACCGGAGGTGCGCCGTTTGAAAAACACGATGCTTATTCATACATTCAGCACAATATGCCTTTAAGCCATTTTATAGCTTTATTAGAAGGTTATTTCTGGCAGAATTCGGAAAGGGCTGTTTTTGACGAAACAAAAATGAATGGTAAGGTGGATTTAAATCTAAACTGTTATATGGCTGATATTGATGCCGTGAATAAAGAATTAGAAAAATATAAATTAAAATTTATATCAGCCGATCGGATGACAGATGTATTGGTTTTTAAGGAAGATAAGACAACAAATAGCACTCAGGTTAAATAA
- a CDS encoding Y-family DNA polymerase — MQKRYMAIWFRHLLTDGLSLRRPALKEVPFVLVLPIKNRVIISASSPLAEKQGAFPGMAVADARAAVPELLAIDDTPGKAAKLLRLLGLWCIRYTPIVTLDLPDGLILDISGCAHLWSDERGYLKEIVLKLRNAGFDARAAIADTPGAAWAVSRFAISGPIIKPGEQVRAFSGLPPTALRLDAEVLEKLQKLGFRTIGSFLQMPPSVLRRRFGKDLLIRLDQASGRVNEVLAPLIPPVPYSERLPCLEPIRTAPGIGIAIEKLLSALCLRLQAEGKGLRKAVLKCIRIDGRMVQAGITTNRGSHSVSHLSKLFELQIAKIEPALGIELFILEAPKVEDLDTVQEQLWAIDKGLADMALAELLDRVAGKVGAEAIQRYLPAEHYWPERSMKLAVSLTEEPATAWPMQMRPFRLLTIPEAIEVMALVPDNPPKTFIYKGKRHMIIKADGPERIEREWWRDGGEHRDYYIVEDSEGQRYWVFRSGHYDGVGVQWYLHGYFA; from the coding sequence ATGCAGAAAAGATATATGGCCATATGGTTCCGGCATTTGCTGACGGACGGATTGTCGCTCCGTCGGCCTGCCTTAAAGGAGGTACCCTTTGTTTTGGTATTGCCGATCAAAAACCGCGTGATTATTTCGGCTTCCAGCCCCTTGGCCGAAAAGCAGGGCGCTTTTCCCGGAATGGCTGTGGCGGACGCGCGGGCCGCAGTACCCGAACTGCTGGCGATCGATGATACGCCAGGCAAAGCGGCGAAGCTGCTGAGGTTGTTGGGTTTGTGGTGTATCCGTTATACTCCCATTGTGACGCTTGACTTACCGGATGGCCTCATTCTGGACATTTCCGGCTGCGCTCATCTCTGGAGCGACGAACGGGGGTATCTTAAAGAGATCGTTTTAAAATTAAGGAATGCAGGGTTTGATGCACGGGCAGCTATTGCTGATACTCCGGGTGCTGCCTGGGCAGTATCGCGTTTTGCGATTTCCGGACCTATCATAAAACCAGGTGAGCAGGTGCGGGCATTCTCCGGCTTGCCACCCACAGCCTTAAGGCTGGATGCTGAAGTACTTGAAAAGCTGCAAAAGCTGGGGTTCCGAACCATCGGTAGTTTTCTGCAAATGCCCCCTTCAGTTTTGCGACGGCGTTTTGGTAAGGACTTGTTGATCCGCTTAGATCAGGCATCAGGACGGGTAAATGAAGTGTTGGCCCCTTTAATACCGCCTGTTCCCTATAGTGAGCGATTACCTTGCCTTGAACCTATACGAACAGCGCCTGGCATCGGAATAGCTATTGAAAAATTATTATCGGCTTTATGCCTTCGTCTGCAGGCGGAAGGCAAAGGACTACGTAAAGCTGTGCTTAAATGTATCCGCATAGACGGACGTATGGTTCAGGCAGGGATCACCACCAACCGGGGTTCACATAGCGTTTCGCATCTGTCAAAGCTTTTTGAATTGCAGATCGCAAAAATCGAACCTGCTTTAGGAATAGAGCTATTCATCCTCGAAGCGCCGAAGGTAGAGGATCTAGACACTGTGCAAGAACAGTTATGGGCAATAGATAAAGGTTTGGCGGATATGGCACTGGCGGAACTGCTGGACAGGGTTGCAGGAAAAGTCGGTGCAGAAGCGATCCAGCGCTATTTACCTGCGGAACATTACTGGCCGGAGCGTTCAATGAAATTAGCGGTCTCCCTTACAGAAGAACCAGCAACTGCCTGGCCCATGCAAATGCGCCCTTTCCGTTTACTGACCATACCTGAAGCTATCGAGGTGATGGCCCTGGTTCCGGATAATCCGCCCAAAACATTTATATACAAAGGCAAGCGGCACATGATCATCAAAGCCGACGGACCTGAACGGATTGAACGGGAATGGTGGCGTGACGGCGGCGAGCACCGGGATTATTATATAGTGGAAGACAGCGAGGGACAACGCTATTGGGTATTCCGCTCCGGGCACTATGACGGCGTCGGTGTACAATGGTATTTGCACGGGTATTTTGCTTAG
- a CDS encoding ImuA family protein — protein sequence MVSTRKDIVSELQQKILQWEGYKPSGTGPRSLVGLGPLEEAFPNGVFPVAAVHEVVCSSVEQAAAGGGVVTGILSALLGQDGVCVWIGRAQSLFAPALTVFGVTPHKVIFISLPKDKEALWVMEEALKCSGLTAVVCELQGLDFKQSRRLQLAVEQSRVTGFVLRNAKDKLGSTACAARWRVKPLPSADLNGLPGLGFLRWQVELLKVRNGQPGSWLLEWNEDRFIPVEQLIAVEERQAG from the coding sequence ATGGTCAGTACCCGAAAAGATATCGTCAGTGAGCTGCAGCAAAAGATCCTGCAATGGGAAGGCTATAAACCATCGGGTACGGGTCCTCGGTCATTAGTTGGCCTGGGGCCGCTGGAAGAGGCTTTCCCCAACGGGGTCTTCCCGGTAGCGGCAGTGCATGAGGTGGTTTGCAGTTCGGTAGAACAGGCAGCGGCAGGCGGCGGCGTGGTTACCGGTATCCTATCGGCTTTGCTCGGACAGGACGGTGTCTGCGTTTGGATCGGTCGTGCGCAGAGCTTGTTCGCCCCTGCGCTAACAGTATTTGGGGTAACGCCGCATAAGGTCATTTTTATCAGTTTACCAAAAGACAAAGAAGCGCTTTGGGTAATGGAAGAAGCGTTGAAATGCTCCGGGTTAACCGCAGTGGTATGTGAGCTTCAGGGATTGGATTTCAAACAGTCGCGGCGGCTGCAATTGGCAGTCGAGCAAAGCCGGGTAACAGGCTTTGTACTCCGAAATGCAAAAGATAAATTGGGTTCAACAGCCTGTGCCGCCCGGTGGCGGGTGAAACCCCTGCCAAGTGCAGACCTGAACGGGCTACCAGGTCTGGGTTTCCTGCGATGGCAGGTAGAATTGTTAAAGGTACGCAATGGCCAGCCTGGAAGTTGGCTGCTGGAATGGAACGAAGATCGTTTTATACCTGTTGAGCAATTGATTGCAGTAGAAGAAAGACAAGCGGGGTGA